From the Leptolyngbya sp. O-77 genome, one window contains:
- a CDS encoding FHA domain-containing protein → MLDLKFHDTTAAPLPPVGESSPHLKDSLLADYGTSFDDTCSVEAMLASTQSRCQVSQFFIQALQNGRKTILMTNLLHNPSKSTEPGTVWSLGRSSTCAITLDNPSVSRCHAVIGYHPEEGLYISDLNSSNGTWVNRRRVLPMQRIPLQDGDIVRLGTLDIEFFVSSTATAPSAFQDITRF, encoded by the coding sequence ATGCTAGATCTAAAATTTCACGACACCACAGCAGCCCCCCTGCCGCCTGTCGGAGAATCTAGTCCCCATCTCAAAGATTCGCTGTTGGCAGACTATGGAACTAGTTTTGACGACACCTGTTCTGTTGAAGCGATGCTGGCATCCACCCAATCGAGGTGCCAGGTTAGCCAATTTTTCATACAGGCGCTTCAAAATGGACGCAAGACGATTTTGATGACAAACCTGCTGCACAACCCGTCGAAGTCCACCGAGCCAGGTACGGTCTGGTCGCTGGGTCGCAGTTCCACCTGTGCGATCACCCTCGATAACCCGTCCGTCTCGCGCTGCCATGCGGTGATTGGCTATCACCCCGAAGAAGGGCTTTACATTTCCGACCTCAACAGCAGCAACGGCACTTGGGTTAACCGTCGTCGCGTCCTCCCCATGCAGCGCATCCCGCTGCAAGATGGCGACATTGTGCGGCTGGGCACCTTAGATATTGAGTTCTTCGTCTCTAGCACAGCCACAGCCCCATCCGCCTTTCAGGACATCACCCGCTTCTAG